A window from Bacteroidota bacterium encodes these proteins:
- the paaD gene encoding 1,2-phenylacetyl-CoA epoxidase subunit PaaD, translated as MQARDRVYEVLGTVMDPEIPTLSVLDLGMITNVQVSDDGVRVRLLPTFVSCPATSYIRANIKEALARSGFPNSEVEMETELSWSSDRVTDRGRQLLEAFGLGAPVQIDGMLDLAAIESVACPHCGSANTSMQSMFGSTLCRSIHYCNDCRQGFERFKPL; from the coding sequence ATGCAAGCGCGCGATAGAGTCTATGAAGTTCTCGGGACCGTTATGGACCCCGAGATTCCGACGCTCTCCGTTCTCGATCTCGGAATGATTACGAACGTGCAGGTGAGCGATGATGGCGTACGCGTCCGGTTACTACCGACGTTTGTATCGTGTCCCGCGACGAGTTACATCCGCGCGAACATCAAAGAGGCACTCGCGCGCTCGGGATTTCCGAACTCCGAGGTGGAGATGGAGACTGAGCTATCGTGGTCCAGCGATCGTGTCACAGATCGCGGTCGTCAATTGCTCGAAGCGTTTGGTCTCGGCGCGCCAGTGCAAATCGATGGAATGCTCGATCTTGCAGCGATCGAATCGGTAGCGTGCCCACATTGCGGCAGTGCGAACACCTCCATGCAATCGATGTTCGGCTCGACGCTCTGCCGCTCGATCCATTACTGCAACGATTGCAGGCAAGGGTTCGAGCGCTTCAAGCCGTTGTAA